In Streptomyces chartreusis NRRL 3882, the following are encoded in one genomic region:
- a CDS encoding caspase family protein, with translation MRTVYALFVGIDDYPGLPLRGCVNDVRAAENWLRSRSGPAARIRTLYDAEATRAAVLAGLEEHLGKSGPQDTALLWFSGHGSQSPTTDPGEATGWSQALVCHDSLMPGGQPVLRDTELGALLDGVAARGTHVVAVLDCCHSGGATRQDAAGPPGAAVRGVPWRSWWHPAAGPGARSGGGGQVPEPGRHVLLAACRPQELAHENVVDGKIRGYFSHALLGALDRLGPTAAYGELHALTEARVRALSHVQHPELRGPEDGAFLSGEPVPGSPFLLRHTAWGWEVNCGAAHGLRSTGAEFTLLGDAAARTVVVRDVRPESALVDPVGWQPTSEDQQWAHAVTPSALAFPPAVVTLSGEKAAVRLVAQAVGELPALALAPETGGGDGLPLRSPIGAGDALRLHVEVGDGRARVSGGGGHPVPELSLRSPADAARVADCLAHIAHWHRIRDLVNPDPLLSSLVRITVEETAVGSLRHSADGEIVCGYTADGREPQVRVGIHNHAGRHLWAVLLDLTDSYGSSPHLFEGEFIGDGRVGWARRGEPVWLRLPPGRSAVRGAFTRDWLKVIVAEDELNLAPFRLSAWSTGAPSGARDSVAPAGGGGLLRVLAAGAGGERDAGGPAYGAGRWGTAQVVVRTER, from the coding sequence ATGCGCACCGTGTACGCCCTGTTCGTGGGCATCGACGACTACCCCGGCCTGCCGTTGCGCGGCTGTGTCAACGACGTACGGGCAGCGGAGAACTGGCTGCGGAGCCGGAGCGGTCCGGCCGCGCGGATCCGGACGCTGTACGACGCCGAGGCGACCCGGGCGGCCGTGCTGGCGGGGCTGGAGGAGCATCTCGGGAAGAGCGGGCCACAGGACACCGCGCTGCTGTGGTTCAGCGGGCACGGCAGCCAGAGCCCGACCACCGATCCGGGCGAGGCCACCGGCTGGTCGCAGGCGCTGGTGTGTCACGACAGCCTGATGCCGGGCGGGCAGCCGGTGCTGCGGGACACCGAACTCGGCGCGCTCCTGGACGGCGTCGCGGCCCGCGGCACGCATGTCGTGGCGGTGCTGGACTGCTGCCACTCGGGCGGTGCGACGCGGCAGGACGCCGCCGGTCCGCCCGGTGCGGCGGTGCGGGGCGTGCCCTGGCGGTCCTGGTGGCACCCGGCGGCGGGCCCGGGCGCACGGTCCGGCGGCGGCGGGCAGGTACCCGAGCCGGGCCGGCACGTGCTGCTGGCCGCGTGCCGCCCTCAGGAGCTCGCGCACGAGAACGTCGTCGACGGGAAGATCCGGGGCTACTTCAGCCATGCGCTGCTGGGCGCGCTGGACCGGCTCGGCCCCACGGCCGCGTACGGGGAGCTGCACGCGCTCACCGAGGCGCGCGTGCGGGCGCTGAGCCACGTGCAGCATCCCGAGCTGCGCGGGCCGGAGGACGGGGCGTTCCTGTCCGGCGAGCCGGTGCCGGGCTCGCCGTTCCTGCTGCGGCACACGGCGTGGGGCTGGGAGGTCAACTGCGGCGCGGCACACGGACTGCGGTCCACGGGCGCCGAGTTCACCCTGCTCGGGGACGCCGCGGCGCGCACGGTCGTGGTCCGTGACGTACGCCCCGAGTCGGCCCTGGTGGACCCGGTCGGCTGGCAACCGACGTCCGAGGACCAGCAGTGGGCGCACGCCGTGACTCCGTCGGCGCTGGCGTTCCCGCCGGCCGTGGTGACGCTGTCGGGCGAGAAGGCCGCCGTACGCCTGGTCGCGCAGGCGGTCGGGGAGCTGCCCGCCCTGGCCCTGGCGCCGGAGACCGGGGGCGGGGACGGGCTGCCGCTGCGGTCGCCGATCGGTGCCGGGGACGCGCTGCGGCTGCACGTGGAGGTCGGGGACGGCCGGGCGCGGGTGTCGGGTGGGGGCGGGCATCCCGTGCCCGAGCTGTCGCTGCGGTCCCCCGCGGACGCGGCACGCGTGGCCGACTGCCTGGCCCACATCGCCCACTGGCACCGGATCCGGGATCTGGTCAACCCGGATCCGCTGCTGTCGTCGCTGGTCCGGATCACCGTCGAGGAGACGGCGGTGGGCAGCCTGCGGCACTCGGCGGACGGCGAGATCGTCTGCGGGTACACGGCCGACGGCCGGGAGCCGCAGGTGCGGGTCGGGATCCACAACCATGCCGGGCGTCATCTGTGGGCGGTGCTGCTCGACCTGACGGACAGTTACGGATCCTCCCCGCATCTGTTCGAGGGCGAGTTCATCGGGGACGGCAGGGTCGGGTGGGCCCGGCGCGGGGAACCCGTGTGGCTGCGGCTGCCGCCGGGGCGTTCGGCGGTGCGGGGTGCCTTCACCCGGGACTGGCTGAAAGTGATCGTCGCGGAGGACGAGCTGAACCTCGCTCCGTTCCGGCTGTCCGCCTGGTCCACCGGCGCCCCCTCCGGCGCACGCGACAGCGTGGCACCGGCCGGTGGGGGCGGTCTGCTGCGGGTGCTCGCGGCGGGTGCCGGGGGCGAGCGGGACGCGGGCGGTCCGGCGTACGGGGCTGGCCGCTGGGGGACGGCCCAGGTCGTCGTACGCACCGAGAGGTGA